The following is a genomic window from Chitinophaga caseinilytica.
GTCACGTACACTACGCCCCGCTTGTTGAGCGCCTGTAAAAAGACGCGGATATGTTCGGCCAGTTTTCTGTCTTCCATATTGAACGTAAAGCAGGCCACGCACATCTTCACGGGCGCCAGCAGGCGGAAGTGCCCGCTTTTCTCCAGCATTTCACCGAAACGCTGGGCCTGGTTTACGTTTTGCTCCACGATGTCGCGGTACCCTTCCGCACCATAGGCGCGAAGGGAGAACCAGGCAGGCAAAGCCCGCAGCCGGCGCGAGTTTTCGGGAGCGTAGTTAATGTAGTTGAAGTTTTGCGCCGGGTCGCCCAGGTACGCCGCGCCCGCATTCTGGAACACTTCCAGTTGCAGCCCCGGGTGGCGGCTGAACAGCATCGCGCAGTCGTAGGGCACGTTCAGCCATTTATGCGCATCGATGGTAATACTGTCTGCCTGGTCCCAGCCATTAAGAAAGTGCCGGAAACGGGGGCTGACGGCCGCGAACCCTCCGAAGGCCGCGTCTATATGCAGCCAGAACGGATGTTTATGTTTGAGCGCCGCGATGGCGGCGATATCGTCGAAATCCACGGTATTCACGGTGCCGGCGGAAGCCACGTAAATGAAAGGCGTATCCGGGTTATAGGCGATCCATTGCTCCAGGGCCCGCACGTCTACCGCTTCGCGCCCCGGAAGGGTGGACAGCGTCACCAGGCTGTTGCGGCCCAGGCCGAGCATCGACAAAGCCTTTACCACGCTGGAATGCGGCGTGGCGGCCAGTACTTTTATATCGGGAAGCGCGCCCACGCCCTGCGCGGCCACGTTCACCCCGTATTGCTCGCCCAGCCATTGCCGCGCGGCCGCCAGTCCCGTAAAGTTGGACATGGTAGCGCCCGTCACGAAAACACCTTCATAAGCTTCCGGCAGGGAAAACAACTGGCGGAGCAACTGCAACGTTTCTTTCTCCAGGGTAAATGCGAGCGAAGATTTGTCGGCCGCGTTCATATCCACCGCGCTGGCCAGCCAGTCGCCCGAAAGCGCCGCCGGCGTAACGCCGCCCGTCACGAAGCCGAAATACCTGGGGCCCGCGCAGGCGGTGAGGTAGGCGCCGAACCGGTTGTCGAACAGCTCCAAAGCCCCCTGGCCGCCGATCCCTTTTTCAGGCAAACCGGGCACCGGGATGGCGGGCATTTCCATACTCACCGGCAGTTCGTTGATGCAGCCGAGGAAATCGCCGGCGTAATCTGCGGTCTGTTGCAAAAGTTCATCGAATCGGGAAAGGTCCTCGCGGAAAATTGCATTCATATGGTGGCGTATTAACGTTGAAATGACGCTCCAAAATTCCAGCTATTCCCGCATAAAAAACAGATTCAGTTTTGAGTTTTTTGACCAGATCAGATGACAGTATGAACCATAAAAGTCCATGACGAACGCCATTCGTCAACCGTACGGACCGAAATATGTAAGTACTTACAGAGCGGAAAGGAAATCAGAAGAGCAGGCCGCCCTTTTCGAGGTCGAGGAGGAACTGTTTGCGCCAGATGCCGCCGGCATAGCCGGTGAGGGCGCCGCCGGAGCCGATAACGCGGTGGCAGGGCACGATGATGGCGATGTTGTTCCGGCCGTTGGCGGTACCGGCCGCGCGGATGCTTTTCACATTGCCGAGGCGCTTGGCGAGGGCGAGATAGGTTATGGTTTCGCCGAAGGGAATGGTCAGCAGGTTTTGCCAGACGAGTTGCTGGAACGGGGAGCCTTCCTGCCGGAGCGGAAGGTCGAACGCGCGGAGGTCTTTCCGGAAATATGCGTCCAGCTGGGCGGCGCATTCGCGGAGCAGCGGCGTGGGCGTTTCATCGGGAAAGGCTTGCTGGATGGCGGATTCGTGGTGCAAGGGTATAGCCGCTTCCGTAGGGATCGAGGGCGCGGGTTCTTTATCTATGAAAGAAACCTTCGAAATATATCCCTCCGTTTCCGCGATCATGATGCGCCCCAGCGGGGAATCCATGTACAACACGCTCATTTCCCGAAATTAAGGAGTTTGAAGATGGTGAACAGGTGATGCGATTCGTGGAGGACGAACATCTCGATGAGCTGCGCCGCGGAAACGGTGCCATACGCCTGGTGGCGGCCCTGCCGCCGGAAATCCCCGGCCTTCAGCCCCTCCACGAAACGGACGAACGCCTCCCGGTCGTGCCGGTATTGGACCAGCAGCTCGCGGTTCGACAATTTCCTGTATTCCGCGAACAGCGCATCTTCCTGCCAGACATACGGCTCGAAAAGCGGCGTTTCCTCGTCGGCCACGCGCTGCAGCCGCCGCTGGAATATGGGATGGAACACGGCCAGGTGGGCGATGTTATCGATGGCCGACCATTTACCGGGGTGAACTTCCTGCCGGAGCACATCGTCGGCCACGCCGCCGGTCATTTCCCCGATCGAAAGATGCTGCGTGCGCAGGCGTAAATCCACACTGAAAGGCAGGTGTTGCATGGCAAATCCGTTTTATCATGGAAAGATATGTTTTTTTAATTGGAACAGATTCCATTTTCGTACTTTTGACCATATCAGATTTGCAAAACCATGGAACATCTGTATCTCCAGGTGGCCGACCGCATCCAGGCCATGATCGAAAAGGAAGTGATCCGCATCGGCGACAAGCTGCCGTCTGTCCGCTCGCTCAGCAAGGAGCAGGGCATCAGCATGAGCACCGTCTTCCAGGCGTATTACCACCTGGAAAGCAAGGGCTTCATCGAACCACGGCCCAAATCGGGCTACTACGTGCGGTTCTCGCCCCGGCGGCTGCCGGAGCTCCCCAGCGCCACGCGCCCCGTCAAACGGGCGACAGACGTGAACGTCAGCGAAATGATCACGGAAGTGTTTTCCCACCACGGGCCAGATCTGTTGCGGTTTTCCACCGCTTCTCCGTCTGAACCGCTCCTCCCCTCCGCCAAACTCGCCAAAAGCATGATCGCGGCGCTGCGGGAGAACAATGGCGGCCTCATTTACGAGAACCTCCAGGGCAACCTGCCCCTCCGCCGCCAGATCGCGCGGATGAGCATCCAGTGGGGCGGCAGCATTACGGAACACGATGTGGTCACTACTACCGGCTGTATGGACGCCCTCACCCTCTGCCTGTCGGCCACCACCCAGCCCGGCGACGTCATCGCCCTGGAAAGCCCCGCCTACAGCGGCACCTTCCAGCTCGCGGAAAGCCTCGGCCTCAAGGTGCTGGAAGTGCCCACCAACCCCATTTGCGGGCCAGACCTGGAGTACCTCGACAAAGCCATCCCCAAATTCAAGATCAAGGCCTGCGTTTTCGTGACCAACTTCTCCAACCCCATCGGCTCCTGCATGCCCGATAAAAACAAGCGGGAACTGGTGCGGCTCATGAACAAATACGACATCCCCCTTATCGAAGACGATATCTACGCCGATCTCTATTTCGGTAAACTCCGGCCCAGCAGCTGCAAGCAATACGACCGCAACGGCAATGTGCTCCTCTGCAATTCCTTCAGCAAATCCCTCGCGCCGGGGTACCGTGTGGGCTGGACCGTTCCCGGAAAGTACAAGGAACGCGTGCTCCGCCTCAAACTGAACCATACCATTTCCAGCGCCACGCTGCCGCAGGCCGCTATCGGGCATTTCCTCGAAAACGGCCGCTACGAGCACCATATGCGCAACCTCCGCAAAATGCTCCACACCCAATGCCTGCGCTACCAGCAGGCCGTGGCCGACTATTTCCCGGAAGATACCTGCGTAACCCGCCCGCAAGGCGGCTATGTGCTATGGCTGGAGCTGAACGAGAACATCAATACCATCGAACTGTACGAACAGGCCCTGCGGCGCAAGATCTCCTTTGCACCGGGGCGCATTTTCACGCTGCAAGACCGCTATACGAACTGCATGCGCATCAGCTATTCCAACCCCTGGAGCAAAGCGGTGGACGACGGGCTCAAAACCCTCGGCAAACTGGCGCACCAGCTCATGAAATAAAAAACCGGGGCAGGAATGCCCCGGCATAAATACGAATGAACAATTGAAAAAATCCGGTCCCGCGGAGTTGCGGATTGCGGGCCGGTATAAGTTGAATAATTTACTCCACTTTCAGATTACGGACAGGGTTGGCCAGCGCCGCCTTAACGGATTGGAAACTCACCGTCAGCAAAGCGATCAGCACAGACACGCAACCTGCCAGCGCGAACGACTGCCAGCCGACAGACACGCGGTAGGAAAAGTCCATCAACCATTGCGAAACGCCCCAGTACGCCAACGGCGCCGCCAACACGAAGGCAATGGCCACCAATGCCACAAAATCCCTGGACAGCAACACCGTGATATTCAATACCGATGCGCCCAGCACTTTCCTGATCCCGATCTCCCTGATCCTCGTTTCGGCCATATACATGGCCAGGCCCAGCAGCCCCAGGCAGGATATGAAGATCGTAAGCCCGGCAAACAGGGCGGAAAGGGTGCCCAAACGCTGTACGCTGTCGAATTTCCGGGCGTATTCCTCGTCTACGAACTTGTATTCGAAAGGGAATTCGGGATTGTATTTATGGAAGATAGTTTCCGCTTTTTGAAGATTGACGGCTACGTCGTTTTTATCGTTCAGCTTGATCTGCATGACGTTCAACCCGAGGAAACTGCTTTTGGCGCCGCAGATGAGGATCGGGCGGGCGGATTCGTAAGGGTTCTTCAGCACCACGTCTTTTATCACGCCGATCACATGCCAATCCGTCCCCAGATCGCTCACGATCTGACCGATCGGTTGTTTGAAGTGCATCACTTTCAGCGCCGCTTCGTTGATGATGAGCCCCAGCGAATCGGTAGGGAATTTCTGCAGGTCGAAATCGCGGCCCTCGATGAATTGCAGGCCGGCAGTAACACCGAGGCCTTCATCGGTAGCGTACCGGTCGAAAGAAGTGTTATCGTTAGGATCTTTCCCCTGCCAGTTCTGCCCCCATCCACCGCTCCACCTTTCCGTGAGCGGCGCGTTCGTTTTGGCGACCGACGTGGCAACGCCCGACTGGATCAGCTCATTTTTGATGAGCGCATAGTTCCTGGAAATATCGTCTGTCAGAAAGTGATAAATGAGGTGATCCCGCTCGTAGCCTACTTCCCTGGCCTGTACATGGTTGATCTGCCGCTTTACGATGATAGTGCAGATGATGAGGAAAATAGCGATGGTAAACTGGAATATTACCAATACTTTCCGGGGCGTCACCAGCGCGTTGCTCCGTTTGAACGTGCCTTTCAGTACGCTCAGGGGCTTGTAGGCCGACAGGAAAAACGCGGGATAACTCCCCGCCAGTAAGCCCGTGAACAGCACGAACCCGCCGAGGGCGAGCCATGTATAGACATTGGTAAAGTCCAGGAACAGGTCTTTTTCCGTCAATTGGTTGAAAGCAGGCATGCACCCCATTACGATCACAACAGCCATGATCCCCGCCAGCAGCGCCGTACAAACCGATTCTCCCACAAACTGGAAAACAAGCGCGCTTTTCCTGGCGCCCGACACTTTGCGGATACCTACTTCCTTCGCCCGCTTTTCGCTGCGGGCGGTGGTCATGTTCATAAAATTGATGCAGGCGATCAGGAGAATGAAACCGGCGATGACAGCAAACAGCCGGATCAGCGCAATGCGCCCGCCACCGTCTTCCACCCCATTGGTGAAGCTCGAATACATGCGCCAGCGCGCCATCGGGTAAGCGAAGAACTCCCATTTGAGGGTTTTGGCTTCGCCATCGTACCGCTGCTTGAGGTCCTTTAACTTCCCCGACATCACGGCGAAATCGGCGTTTTCTTTCAACAGTAGAAAGGTGTTGGTGCCATTGTCGTTCCAGCCAAACTCGCTGCCATTCGGGTTCTCCTGGGCAGCCCAGGGCACGAGGTAATCGAAACTGAAATACGAATTTCGCGGGGGATCTTTAACGATTCCGGTTACCGTGAAAAGTTCACCATTGTCGATTTTCACTAATTTCCCCAGTGCGTTCCCGTCTCCGAAAAAGGTCTTGGCGGATTTCTCGGTCAGCACCACGGAATGTTTGTCGCGGAGCGCCGTGGCAAGGTTCCCCGTCAGCATGGGAAAAGTGAACATTTGCAGAAAACCTTCGTCCACCAACAACCCGGATTGATTCACTTTCTTTTCTCCCACTGTAAAAAGCAGGCTGCCGTTTGCTTTCACGCGAACGGCCTTTTCCACTTCCGGCAGATCGTTTTCGAGAACGGGGCCTGTGAGCGCCGATACGCCGCTCCAACTGGAAAGCTTCCCTTCCGACGCCACGCGGTTCCAGACTTCGTAAATCCTGTCTTTCTTCTCATGAAAATTGTCGTAACTCCTTTCGTCCTGGATCCACAACAAGATCAGGATGGCCGATGCCATACCGATGGCCAGCCCGGCGATATTGATAAAGGAAAAACCTTTGCTGTTCAGCATGTGCCGCCCGGCGATTTTCAGGAAGTTTCTAACCATACAGGAATGCTTTGAAGTTGATGGATCGGTTGCGGCAGGGTCGTCCAATAAAATGCCAATATCCTATCCAATTGATTTACAATAATATATAAACCTTTCATGTGATGAAATTGGGCTATTTTGATACAGCTACTGTCCGATTCCGGACATTGTACGAAAAAAAACCGGGGCATGAATGCCCCGGTGTCCGTTACCTACAACTGTTACACTGTTAAAAAAATTTATACGGTTTTCCGGTAATTCCAGATCGCCACCGCGTTCAGGCCCACGGCAAATACCACCATGATGCCCAGGTCCATACGAATATCTTCCCACCCACTCCCCTTCAGCATCACCATCCGCATCACCTTCACGAAATACGCGACAGGATTGAACTGCGTGATACGCTGCGCCCATCCCGGCATGCTTTCTATGGGCGTGAACAGCCCGCTCATGAGGATGCAGATGATGAGGAAAAACCAGGTCACGAACATCGACTGCTGCTGCGTTTCCGTGAACGTGGAAATCAACAGCCCCAACCCCAGCATCACCACCAGGTAAACGGCCGCGAAGAGGAACACCCAGCCGATGCTCCCCTCGAAAGGCAGGCTGAACACGAGCTTGCCGACCAATAACCCGAATGCCAGCTCGAACAGCGCGATGATCCAGAACGGGAGCAGCTTCCCGATGATGAAATGATGCTTGCGGATAGGCGTTACGTTGAGCTGCTCGATCGTCCCGATCTCCTTTTCCTTTACGATGTTCATGCCCGATAAAAACGCGCCAATCAGCGTCACCAGCACCACCAAAATCCCCGGCACCATGAAGTGCTTGTAATTCAGACGGGGATTGAACCAGTAACGGAAACTCATGTCGAAATGCGACGGCGCATCGTCTTCGTCGAGCGCGAGCCAGTCCAGCCGGATGCGGCGGTTGAAATCCCCGATGATGCTTTGGGCGTACCCCGCCGCCAGGCCGGCTTTGCTGCCGTTGATGGCGTTCACGAGCAATTGCACTTTGGCGTCCCCGTCGCGGACAAGGTCCCGCTCGAAATGCCGGGGAATGGTGAGGATGAGGTCGGCCTTGTTGGTCTCCAGGTCGTCGAACGCGGCCTCATCGCCCGTTTGGGCGTGGAGTTGGAAATAGCCCGAGGAAAGGAGTTTTCCTTTCAGCTGCTGGCTCCAGTTGCCACCGTCGTGGTCTACGATATCGATGGAAAGATTGCGGATTTCGTAGTTGGCGGCGAAGGCGAGCACGAGCAGCTGTACCACCGGCACCACGAAGATGATGGGCAGCATCGATTTATTGCGGAAAATCTGCAAAAACTCCTTCTGCAATATGAAAAATATGGTACGCATCAGCTTAAACGGATATTGAATTTGCGAAGGCTCACCACGAGGAAAAACAGCGTCATCCCGCTCAGAACGCCCATCGGCAGGGCAATCTGGCGTAGTCCGCTACCTTTCAGCATTATATCTTTCAGAATGATGATGAACCATTTTGCGGGAATGATATTGCTCAGTACGCGCAGGGGCAGCGGCATGCTTTCGATGGGGAACACGAAGCCGCTGAGCAGGATCGTGGGCAGCAACAGCCCCATCATCGACATCATCATGGCCGTTTGCTGCGAATTCGTTACGCTGGAAATGAGGATCCCCAGCGAAAGGGCCGTGAGGCAAAACAACCCGCAGGCCAGCAGCAGCAAAGCGAGGCTCCCTTTCAACGGCATCCCGAAAATGCCCGCACCGAGCGCCAGGATGATGTTGGCGATCACGAAAGACAACAAAATATACGGCACCACTTTCCCCGCGATGATCATCAGCGGCCGCAACGGCGATACCAGGAGGATTTCCATCGTTCCCAGCTCCTTTTCCCGCGTGATGGTGATCGACGTCATCATCGCGCAAACCAGCATGAGGATGAGGGTCATCACGCCCGGCACGAACAGGAAAACGCTTTTCAGGGTGGGATTATATACCATCCGCACCTCGGGTTGGATCGTGAGCGGCAGGTGCTTCAAGCCCGTTTCCTCCTGCTGGTACTGCATGAGGATGGCGTTGGCGTAATTGATGAGCGTAGTGGCGGTATTGGGGTCAGACGCGTCGGTGAGCAACTGCACGGCCGCTTTCCGCTCCCGGATGAAATTGCGCTGAAAACCGCCGGGGATCACGATCACCATCCGGATATCGCCCTTTTTGAAAGCCGGCATGATGTCTTTCTCGCTGCGGAGGTTTTCGGCCAGGTCGAAGTACGTGGAAGCCGTGATCTTGCGGACGAGCCCATGGCTCAGGGGATCCTGCGACTGGTCCAGCACCGCGATGCGCGCGTGGCGGATCTCGTTGGTGATGGCGAACCCGAACAGCACGATCAGCACCACCGGCATCCCGAACAGGATCAGGAGGGTGCGCCGGTCGCGGAAAATATGGAAGCATTCTTTTTTGACGAACTCGAAAAACTGTTTCATGATTCAGGATTTGGCCCTTGCGAGCTGCAGGAAAACATCGTTCATCGTGGCGGCGCCGAACTGTTGCTTGAGCGCCGAAGGCGTGTCCAGCGCACGGATCTTCCCGTCTACCATGATAGAAATGCGGTTGCAATATTCCGCTTCGTCCATATAGTGCGTGGTCACGAATATGGTGACGCCCTTGTCGGCCGATTCGTAGATCAAATCCCAGAACTGCCGGCGGGTGATGGGGTCTACCCCGCCCGTGGGCTCGTCTAGGAACACGATAGACGGGTCGTGGATGACGGCAATGGAGAACGACAGCTTCTGTTTCCAGCCCAGCGGCAGGGCGCTCACGAGCATGTTGGCTTCTTTTTCCATCTCCAGTTTCCCGAGCAGGGCGGCCGTTTTCTCTTTGATCTCGCGGCGGCTGAGCCCGTAAATACCGCCATAGAAGCGGATATTCTCTTTCACGGTGAGGTCTTCGTAGAGCGAGAATTTCTGGCTCATGTACCCGATCCGTTGTTTGATCTTTTCCGTTTGGGTGTAGATATCGAACCCCGCCACGCGGGCTTCTCCGCTGCTGGGTTTCAGGAGCCCGCAAAGCATGCGCATGGCGGTGGTTTTGCCGGCCCCGTTGGCGCCGAGGAACCCGAATATCTCGCCCTGCGCCACTTCAAACGTGATGGCGTTGGTGGCGATGAAATCGCCGAAACGCTTGGTGAGCGCGTTGGTGATGATGGCCGGTTGGGTCATGGTACTTCGGTTTGCGCCCGCATGAGGGCCATGAAAACATCTTCGATACCGGCATTCGCGGGCTGGTACACCACGTCTGTATGCCCCGCCGCCAGCAAATCCTGCTTCACCTTTTCCGGACCGGCGTTCATCACCACATGCAGGAACTCCCCGAACGCGAAGCACGACTCCACGCCCGGGTACGCCCGCAGGTCGCGGATGAGGCGCCAGGTATCGGAAGCGCGGAAAGCCCAGACTTTCGTCGTGAACTGCTCCACGATGGCCGTGGGCGTGTCTATCCGCATCAGCGCGCCGTTCTGGATGAGGGCTACCCGGTCGCAAAGCGTGGCCTCGTCCATGTAAGGCGTGGATACGAGGATGGGAATCCCGCGCTGGCGGAGCCTTTGCAGCATCTCCCAAAACTCCTTGCGGGAAACGGGGTCTACGCCGGTGGTGGGCTCATCGAGGAACAGGACGGATGGCCGGTGCACGAGCGCGCAACTCAATGCCAGCTTCTGCTTCATACCGCCAGATAATTTGCCTGCCGGGCGGTCTTTAAACGGCGCGATCTGTTCGTAGATGTCGCGGATCATGTCGTAATTGGCGGCTACCGTCGTATTGAAAATGGTGGCGAAGAACCGGAGGTTCTCTTCCACCGTCAAATCCTGGTACAGCGAAAAGCGGCCCGGCATGTAGCCAACTTCGCGGCGGATGGCGCGGTAATCCTTCACCACGTCTTTCCCGTTCACGAACGCCTGCCCCTTATCCGCCAGCACGAGCGTGGCCAGGATGCGGAACAGCGTGCTTTTGCCGGCGCCGTCCGGGCCGATGAGGCCGAACAGCTCGCCCGGCTCCACGGTGAAGCTGACGTCGCGCAGGGCGCTCACCTTGCCGTACGATTTGCTGATATGTTGAACAACGATGGGTTGCATGTCGCTTATTTGGTGATCCGCATTTCTCCCGGCATCCCGATTTTCAGGCTGCCGTCGTTTTGCACGCGCACTTTCAGCGCATATACCTGCCGCACGCGCTCATCGCGCGTTTGCACCGTTTTCGGCGTGAATTCCGCTTCCGGCGATATCCAGCTGATCTCGCCCTTGAGCTGCTTGACGGAGCCATCCGGCTGATCGATGCCTACGTTCACCTGTTGCCCCGTTTTCACGGCAGATAGTTGGTCGCCGCCGATGTATGCGCGCAGGTACATGGTGCGGAGGTCGGCGAGTTTGTAGAGCGGTTTGCCGTAGTTCACCACTTCGCCCGTTTCCACGTATTTCACCAGCACCGTACCGTTCACGGGATTGAGGACGCGCGTTTGCGCGAGCTGGTCTTTCACCTGCTCCACCTGGAACTCCAGCGGCTGGGTTTCCGTGCTGAGGCCGGTTACTTGTGTGTTAAGCGTCGAAGCGGTGGACGAATACTGCTTTTCGAGCAGGGCGATGGCGCCGTTGATATCGTCCAGCTGCTTGGGCGTGGCGGCGTTGGCTTTGAGGAGGTTTTCGATGCGGGCTTTTTCCTTCTGCTGGGTGGCGATCTGTTGGCGGATCACGGCCAATTGCGGATTAACTTCCGGCACGCGGCTTTTCACCGCTTTGATATTGGCGCCCAGCTGGGCTTTGCGGAGATGCAGCTGCGTGGAGTCGATCCCTCCCACAACGGTATTTTCTGCCAGCACCTGCCCTTCTTCGACGTCGAACCGGAGGAGGCGGCCGGTCGCTTCCGCGGAAACGATCACTTCGGTGGATTCGAAATTGCCGTATGCGTCTGCCCCGTTTTCTTTCGAAGAACAGGCGGCGAGGAAAGCGAGGCTCAAAACGGCTGCGATGGTTGTTTTCATGTCAATAACCTTTTATAACCTGGTACTGGATGGTGGCGTAAACGAACTGGATCTCGCGGGTTTTTCCGGCGATGATGGCCGAAGTTTCCGCGTAAAGATCGGAGAGGTAATCATGGACGGTCATCACGCCGTTATCGAGCTGCGCGGCGGATACGGCTTTCACTTTCCCGCGGAGGCTCACGATCTCACGGTCTTTTGCCATGGCGGATTGCAGTGTATTGATCTCCGCCTGTTGCTGGACGAGCCTGGCGCGGGTCTGGAGGTCGAACGCGTCTGCCTGCGCCTGGATGCCCGTTTCCTGTTCGCGGAGCGCGGCGCGCTCGGTGTGTTGGTAGCGCCAGTTCCAGAGGGTCCATTGCAGGCGGAGGCCGCCCATGTAATAGAAATCGAATTTATCGGACAGCATGTTCAGCCCGGGGCGGCCGTAGCCTCCCTGCACGAATGCGCTGAGCTTAGGGCGTGTGGCCGTTTCCGTGAGTTTGGCCTGCGATCCCAGCACGTCTTGCTGGAAGCGGAACAGCGCCAGTTCGGGGCGTTGGATGGGCGCGTTGCCCGTGGATGCGGGTTGGGGCAGCTCGAGGGGTTCCATGTCGGCCGGAGACTTCCCGGTGAGCAGGGCCAAAGTGGCCAGGGCGGCCTGTTTCCCGTTGACGGCCTCTTCCAGCTGCTGTTCGGCTTTGAGGGCTTCGGCCTGGAGCATGTCTACCTGGCTGGCGAGCACGGTGCCGTTGTCTACCCCTGCCTGGAGCCTTTCGCGGCGCTGTTTCACTTCGGCGATCATCTCTTTGCGGGCGGCGATGTGCGCGTCCCAGATGAGGGCGTTGAAATATACCTGCGATACCTGCTGGCGGAGCTGGTGCAAATCCACTTCCACGCGCTGGCGCTCGGTTTGCGCGCGGGCGAGGGCCAGATCGCGCTGGCCGCCGGTGGCGCCGCCGTCGTAAATGAGCTGGCGCACGTCGAGGGTAAGGTTGTACTGGTCTTTGGGGATGGACGGAATGCTGACGTTGGGCAGCTTGATGGGGATGGCCACCACGTCTGACTGGTACGTCGCTTTCCCGTTGATTTCCGCCTGCGGGAGGTATCCGGTGCGGATATTGCGGAGCTGGAGGGCCGTGGCGCGGTCGGTGGCTTCCTGCTGCCGGAGCAGCGGGTAATGCCTGCGGGCGGCGGCCCAGGCAGAATCCAGGGGGAAGCCCTGTGCCAGGGCGCTCCCGGAAAGCAGCAGCAGCGCCGGCATGAGGAATCTGAACATCGTTAACTCTTTTATTTAACTAACTGGTTAATTGCTGGACAAAAAAATAGCCGGGTCCAAACCGCCCGAGATGGCGGCTACGGCCTTAACGCATTGAGAACAAACTCCGTCACAAAAACCTTTCTTTCCTCCATGAACCCGAGAAACGCCGGGTCGTCGATCGTAAACACGGCCTGCAGCAGCGGTTTGGCCAAAAACGGGAAAATGCACATGGAAATGATGCTAATCATCAACTGCACGGGGTCCACTTTTCTCAACGTTCCTTTTTCCATTCCTTCCAGCAATTGCTGCGCGAAACCGCGAATGTTGGGAAAATTCGGTGCAGACAGGAACCGCTCCGCGATCCGGTGCGGGTTCTGATTGATTTCGTTGAGCACAAACAACGGCAGGAAAGGGTTTTCGCTGATACCGGTGATGTAGTTGTCTACCGCCGAGCGAATCTTCTCCGGCAGCTCCAGATCGCCCGAAAAAACGGCGTTCAACCGGCTCAGCATCTGGTCTACCGCTTCGGTCAGCACAATGTCGAACAACTTGTCTTTGCTCCGGTAATAATAATGCAGCATCGCCTTGTTGATCCCCGCCTCGTCGGCGATATCCTGCATCCTGGCGCCGGTTAAGCCCCTGTGCATGAATATCTTGCGCGCCGCTTCGATGATCTGTTGTTCGGTAGTATTGGTCGTCTGCATGTGTTCAACTGAAGTGTTTAACCATTTGGTTAACGACATAAAGGTAGGGATATTTCCGATTCCTCCAAATAAAAAATCCCAAATATGAGCTGGCATGAAAAAGCCGGGGCAGGAATGCCCCGGCGGCTGTTACCTACAACTGTTT
Proteins encoded in this region:
- a CDS encoding ABC transporter permease; the encoded protein is MRTIFFILQKEFLQIFRNKSMLPIIFVVPVVQLLVLAFAANYEIRNLSIDIVDHDGGNWSQQLKGKLLSSGYFQLHAQTGDEAAFDDLETNKADLILTIPRHFERDLVRDGDAKVQLLVNAINGSKAGLAAGYAQSIIGDFNRRIRLDWLALDEDDAPSHFDMSFRYWFNPRLNYKHFMVPGILVVLVTLIGAFLSGMNIVKEKEIGTIEQLNVTPIRKHHFIIGKLLPFWIIALFELAFGLLVGKLVFSLPFEGSIGWVFLFAAVYLVVMLGLGLLISTFTETQQQSMFVTWFFLIICILMSGLFTPIESMPGWAQRITQFNPVAYFVKVMRMVMLKGSGWEDIRMDLGIMVVFAVGLNAVAIWNYRKTV
- a CDS encoding ABC transporter permease, whose protein sequence is MKQFFEFVKKECFHIFRDRRTLLILFGMPVVLIVLFGFAITNEIRHARIAVLDQSQDPLSHGLVRKITASTYFDLAENLRSEKDIMPAFKKGDIRMVIVIPGGFQRNFIRERKAAVQLLTDASDPNTATTLINYANAILMQYQQEETGLKHLPLTIQPEVRMVYNPTLKSVFLFVPGVMTLILMLVCAMMTSITITREKELGTMEILLVSPLRPLMIIAGKVVPYILLSFVIANIILALGAGIFGMPLKGSLALLLLACGLFCLTALSLGILISSVTNSQQTAMMMSMMGLLLPTILLSGFVFPIESMPLPLRVLSNIIPAKWFIIILKDIMLKGSGLRQIALPMGVLSGMTLFFLVVSLRKFNIRLS
- a CDS encoding ABC transporter ATP-binding protein, which encodes MTQPAIITNALTKRFGDFIATNAITFEVAQGEIFGFLGANGAGKTTAMRMLCGLLKPSSGEARVAGFDIYTQTEKIKQRIGYMSQKFSLYEDLTVKENIRFYGGIYGLSRREIKEKTAALLGKLEMEKEANMLVSALPLGWKQKLSFSIAVIHDPSIVFLDEPTGGVDPITRRQFWDLIYESADKGVTIFVTTHYMDEAEYCNRISIMVDGKIRALDTPSALKQQFGAATMNDVFLQLARAKS
- a CDS encoding ABC transporter ATP-binding protein, whose product is MQPIVVQHISKSYGKVSALRDVSFTVEPGELFGLIGPDGAGKSTLFRILATLVLADKGQAFVNGKDVVKDYRAIRREVGYMPGRFSLYQDLTVEENLRFFATIFNTTVAANYDMIRDIYEQIAPFKDRPAGKLSGGMKQKLALSCALVHRPSVLFLDEPTTGVDPVSRKEFWEMLQRLRQRGIPILVSTPYMDEATLCDRVALIQNGALMRIDTPTAIVEQFTTKVWAFRASDTWRLIRDLRAYPGVESCFAFGEFLHVVMNAGPEKVKQDLLAAGHTDVVYQPANAGIEDVFMALMRAQTEVP
- a CDS encoding HlyD family secretion protein, with protein sequence MKTTIAAVLSLAFLAACSSKENGADAYGNFESTEVIVSAEATGRLLRFDVEEGQVLAENTVVGGIDSTQLHLRKAQLGANIKAVKSRVPEVNPQLAVIRQQIATQQKEKARIENLLKANAATPKQLDDINGAIALLEKQYSSTASTLNTQVTGLSTETQPLEFQVEQVKDQLAQTRVLNPVNGTVLVKYVETGEVVNYGKPLYKLADLRTMYLRAYIGGDQLSAVKTGQQVNVGIDQPDGSVKQLKGEISWISPEAEFTPKTVQTRDERVRQVYALKVRVQNDGSLKIGMPGEMRITK
- a CDS encoding TolC family protein, which codes for MFRFLMPALLLLSGSALAQGFPLDSAWAAARRHYPLLRQQEATDRATALQLRNIRTGYLPQAEINGKATYQSDVVAIPIKLPNVSIPSIPKDQYNLTLDVRQLIYDGGATGGQRDLALARAQTERQRVEVDLHQLRQQVSQVYFNALIWDAHIAARKEMIAEVKQRRERLQAGVDNGTVLASQVDMLQAEALKAEQQLEEAVNGKQAALATLALLTGKSPADMEPLELPQPASTGNAPIQRPELALFRFQQDVLGSQAKLTETATRPKLSAFVQGGYGRPGLNMLSDKFDFYYMGGLRLQWTLWNWRYQHTERAALREQETGIQAQADAFDLQTRARLVQQQAEINTLQSAMAKDREIVSLRGKVKAVSAAQLDNGVMTVHDYLSDLYAETSAIIAGKTREIQFVYATIQYQVIKGY
- a CDS encoding TetR/AcrR family transcriptional regulator, with protein sequence MQTTNTTEQQIIEAARKIFMHRGLTGARMQDIADEAGINKAMLHYYYRSKDKLFDIVLTEAVDQMLSRLNAVFSGDLELPEKIRSAVDNYITGISENPFLPLFVLNEINQNPHRIAERFLSAPNFPNIRGFAQQLLEGMEKGTLRKVDPVQLMISIISMCIFPFLAKPLLQAVFTIDDPAFLGFMEERKVFVTEFVLNALRP